The proteins below come from a single Oncorhynchus keta strain PuntledgeMale-10-30-2019 chromosome 32, Oket_V2, whole genome shotgun sequence genomic window:
- the LOC118365120 gene encoding zinc finger protein 271-like: protein MSSLNYSPAEEEEVCWTEKEALVKEEEGEEAVTIQKQVEGEAVTVKEEEKDAFRVKEFEDVTVKEEEYSVFGVEDEVKDEEVLGMKDEEGEITVTLEEEEEERTGELINTSKYRERQNYCVSSGEPQQHHDADRAEKSLSTSEHIKKHLRRSTRNRSHCCSDCGKCLKSSSELKIHLRNHTGEKPYCCSYCGKSFTLSTCLISHQRTHTRGNPYRCDQCGKSFPQVRNLISHQRIHTGKKSYSCDECGKIFTCSSYLVVHQRTHTGEKPFSCNQCGKSFTRPSSLIYHQRTHTGEKPYSCAQCGKSFTIASVRTRHQREHTHRRKTS from the exons ATGAGCTCACTCAACTACTCTCCTGCTGaagaagaggaggtctgctggacTGAGAAAGAAGCTctcgtgaaagaggaggagggagaagaggctgttacaatacaaaaacaagtagagggtgaggctgttaccgtgaaagaagaagagaaagacgcCTTCAGAGTGAAAGAGTTCGAAGATGTTACTGTGAAAGAAGAGGAATATTCGGTTTTTGGAGTGGAGGATGAAGTGAAAGATGAAGAGGTTTTGGGAATGAAGGATGAAGAGGGGGAGATTACTGTCAcattagaggaggaggaagaagagaggactggagaactGATTAACACCAGTAAATACA gagaaaGACAGAATTACTGTgtatcctctggggagcctcaacaacatcatgatgctgacagggcagagaagagtctctccacatCAGAACACATCAAGAAACACCTGCGCAGATCCACAAGGAACAGATCTCACTGCTGTTCAGATTGTGGGAAATGTTTAAAATCTTCATCAGAACTTAAAATACACCTGAGaaatcacacaggagagaaaccttactgCTGCTCttactgtgggaagagttttactctgTCAACCTGCctgatatcacaccagagaacacacacaagaGGAAACCCTTATAgatgtgatcaatgtgggaagagttttccTCAGGTAAGAAACctgatatcacaccagagaatacacacaggaaagAAATCGTATAGCTGTGATGAATGTGGGAAGATTTTTACTTGTTCTAGCTATCTTGttgtacaccagagaacacacaccggagagaaaccttttagctgtaaccaatgtgggaagagttttactcggCCAAGCAGCCTGATATaccaccagagaacacacacaggagagaaaccttatagctgtgctcaatgtgggaagagttttactataGCTAGTGTGCGGACTAGACACcaaagagaacacacacacaggagaaaaacctcatag
- the LOC118365114 gene encoding gastrula zinc finger protein XlCGF17.1-like — protein MSSLSYSPAEEEVCWTEKEAHVKEEEEEEAITIQKQVEGEAVTMKEGEKDAFRVKEEEDVTVKEEEEYSGFGVEDEVKDEEVFGIKDEEGEITVTLEEDEEERTGELINTSKYRERCNYRGSSGGPQHPQGADRAEKSLSRSEHLKKHQQRPTGKKSNCCSDCRRGFKSSSELKIHQRTHTGEKPYSCNQCGKSYLRSDSLKVHMRSHTGEKPYSCTQCGKSFSQSSNLLSHQRKHTGEKYYSCNQCGKSFTTSSHLIRHQRTHTGEKPYSCNHCGKSFTQSSTLVSHQRIHTGEKPHSCNQCGKSFTQLSTLISHQRTHTGEKPYSCDQCGKIFTTSSDLTVHQRTHTGEKPYSCDQCDKRYSDKRSLIKHQKIHS, from the exons ATGAGTTCACTAAGCTACTCTCCTGCTGAAGAagaggtctgctggacggagaaagaagctcacgtgaaagaggaggaggaagaggaggctattacaatacaaaaacaagtagagggtgaggctgttaccatgaaagaaggagagaaagacgccttcagagtgaaagaggaggaagatgttactgtgaaagaagaggaggaataTTCGGGTTTTGGAGTGGAGGATGAAGTGAAAGATGAAGAGGTTTTTGGAATAAAGGATGAAGAGGGGGAGATTACTGTCACATTAGAGGAGGACgaagaagagaggactggagaactGATTAACACCAGTAAATACA gagagagatgtaactatcgtggatcctctgggggGCCTCAACATCCTCAGGGTGCTGACAgggcagagaagagtctctccagatcagaacacctcAAGAAACACCAGCAGAGACCCACAGGGAAGAAATCTAATTGCTGCTCTGACTGTCGGAGAGGTTTCAAATCTTCATCAGAACTTaaaatacaccagagaacacacactggagagaagccttatagctgtaatcaatgtgggaaAAGTTACTTAAGATCAGATTCACTAAAAGTACACATGAGAagtcacactggagagaaaccttatagctgtactcaatgtgggaagagttttagtcAGTCAAGCAACCTGTTATCAcaccagagaaaacacacaggagagaaatattatagctgtaatcaatgtgggaagagttttactacatCAAGCCATCTGATtcgacaccagagaacacacacaggagagaagccttatagttGTAATcattgtgggaagagttttactcagtcaaGCACCCTGgtatcacaccagagaatacacacaggagagaagcctcatagttgtaatcaatgtgggaagagttttactcagttaAGTACCctgatatcacaccagagaacacacacaggagagaaaccttatagctgtgaccAATGTGGGAAGATTTTTACTACATCTAGTGATCTGAcggtacaccagagaacacacacaggagagaaaccttatagctgtgatcaatgtgataagagatactctgataaaagatctctgattaaacatcagaaaatacattcatga